From a region of the Microterricola gilva genome:
- a CDS encoding AAA family ATPase — protein sequence MTISPEQTAWFAATFRSMVENVETVVLGKRHVIELAFTAMISEGHLLLEDFPGTGKTSLARAMGQTVHGTNSRIQFTPDLLPGDVTGITVYDQKRGEFEFHSGPIFANIVLADEINRASPKTQSALLEAMEEGKVTVDGITRSTGSPFLVIATQNPIEQAGTYRLPEAQLDRFMMKTSLGYPDLASTIRILEGTSSAQVTVNPVITPQALVGMSDLARGVFVNPLVLDYIARIVEASRTTNQLRMGVSVRGARALTKAAKTWAAAHERSYVIPDDVKMLAEHILAHRVVVDPEAEFDGVTANAVIGQILLDIVPPLRSELA from the coding sequence ATGACAATCAGTCCAGAACAGACAGCCTGGTTCGCCGCGACGTTCCGCTCGATGGTGGAGAACGTCGAGACGGTCGTGCTCGGCAAGCGTCACGTCATCGAGCTCGCCTTCACCGCGATGATCAGCGAGGGCCACCTGCTGCTCGAGGACTTCCCGGGCACGGGCAAGACCTCGCTCGCGCGGGCAATGGGCCAGACGGTGCACGGCACGAACTCGCGCATCCAGTTCACACCAGACCTGCTGCCGGGTGACGTCACCGGCATCACCGTGTACGACCAGAAGCGCGGCGAGTTCGAGTTCCACTCCGGCCCGATCTTCGCCAACATCGTGCTCGCAGACGAGATCAACCGCGCGAGCCCGAAGACGCAGTCGGCGCTGCTCGAGGCGATGGAGGAGGGGAAGGTCACGGTCGACGGCATCACCCGCAGCACCGGGTCGCCGTTCCTCGTGATCGCGACGCAGAACCCCATCGAGCAGGCCGGCACCTACCGCCTGCCAGAGGCACAGCTCGACCGCTTCATGATGAAGACCTCCCTCGGCTACCCGGATCTCGCCTCGACGATCCGCATCCTCGAGGGCACCAGCTCGGCGCAGGTGACGGTGAACCCGGTCATCACGCCGCAGGCACTCGTCGGCATGAGCGACCTCGCGCGTGGTGTGTTCGTGAACCCGCTCGTTCTCGACTACATCGCCCGCATCGTCGAAGCCAGCCGCACCACGAACCAGCTGCGCATGGGTGTCAGTGTGCGCGGTGCGCGGGCCCTGACCAAGGCCGCCAAGACCTGGGCGGCCGCGCACGAGCGCTCCTATGTGATCCCGGATGACGTCAAGATGCTCGCCGAGCACATCCTCGCGCACCGCGTCGTCGTCGACCCGGAGGCCGAGTTCGACGGCGTCACGGCCAACGCCGTGATCGGCCAGATCCTGCTCGACATCGTTCCGCCGCTCCGCAGCGAGTTGGCATAG
- a CDS encoding transglutaminase-like domain-containing protein: MNGRAPGADGRQSVRRDTRGAAVKAPLRTRLREAPVLAGAAYVLVMAVLAAWAAWPIYQNPYFFITAAGAIVVGAGVAVLGLIGGWSWFSTLLAALGAYLLFGVPLAVPSAFGSVADVFGGLLELLVRSVFGWKELVTISLPVGSYQALLVPFFAVLFSSVVLSLSLAWRAKRVDVLAVPVMMLAIGFGILFGSSLMSPALSIGPLTIPAPRETAIGLLGFLASLGFLVARTRRARRAAQRRGVATGVGVRSLAGSARRASRAALSVGVLVMAAAVAVSVAAVPLRVDERDVLRTTIEPELQMREFVSPLSSYRSFLGDESFDEELLAVEASGEAPERLRLAVMSYYDGEVFRVVDPARGVTERETAFARTPGAAFGSDVDTRLDVTIAGYSDVWMPLAGSLSRVDFVGSRKQALTDGFFYNEQTQAGVQLNGLQEGDRYRLRAMVDGEPMALSEAKPPKNQEELFDDAVIPDNLEKWVAAQGLGADGAALQELVTRLRERGYLSHSLTAAGDGEHKWQQERGDVAFAPSLAGHSTGRIDMLFSALLDKQTSTASTDNAKLVAAVGDDEQFAVATALIAESLGFPARVVLGFRLDGGAPASGMPACQEGICSGRNLSAWAEVQDAGGGWITVDATPQSANPLAPSDEQKRDPQNTTEVIADGATEVTPPDAEPAGGGESPEEPSEEGVDLAWLVALLRIVGLSLLGLLLLCSPLIVMTIAKVMRRRGRKGVADSTERIAGGWEDYVDTAVDYGLPRPGTRTRIELAARYGSPNGHMLAVLADEAVFGPLEPSVAESEAFWAAVDAERALLAREFSWWQRLRARLSLRSFSRMMSTKSRRVDTFSGTPTTTRIAGGKARAAAVPDDDGGR; the protein is encoded by the coding sequence GTGAACGGCCGGGCGCCGGGCGCCGACGGGCGTCAGAGCGTGCGCCGTGACACTCGGGGCGCCGCGGTCAAGGCACCGCTGCGCACCAGACTGCGCGAGGCCCCGGTCCTCGCCGGAGCCGCCTATGTGCTCGTCATGGCGGTGCTCGCGGCGTGGGCGGCCTGGCCGATCTACCAGAACCCCTACTTCTTCATCACCGCGGCCGGCGCGATCGTGGTCGGGGCCGGTGTCGCGGTCCTCGGGCTGATCGGTGGCTGGTCGTGGTTCAGCACCCTGCTGGCGGCGCTCGGTGCCTACCTGTTGTTCGGCGTGCCGCTGGCCGTCCCCTCCGCGTTCGGCAGCGTCGCCGACGTGTTCGGCGGGCTGCTCGAGCTGCTGGTGCGCTCCGTGTTCGGCTGGAAGGAGCTGGTGACGATCTCGTTGCCGGTCGGCAGCTATCAGGCGCTGCTCGTGCCGTTCTTCGCCGTGCTCTTCTCCAGCGTCGTGCTCTCGCTCTCGCTCGCCTGGCGGGCCAAACGCGTCGACGTGCTCGCCGTGCCCGTGATGATGCTCGCCATCGGCTTCGGCATCCTGTTCGGATCCAGCCTGATGAGCCCGGCGTTGAGCATCGGACCGCTCACCATCCCGGCGCCGCGCGAGACCGCGATCGGCCTGCTCGGGTTCCTCGCCTCCCTGGGCTTCCTGGTTGCGCGCACCCGCAGGGCCCGCCGCGCCGCGCAACGCCGCGGCGTCGCAACCGGTGTCGGCGTGCGCAGCCTGGCCGGCTCGGCCCGTCGGGCCAGCCGGGCCGCTCTGAGCGTCGGCGTTCTGGTCATGGCCGCCGCGGTCGCCGTCTCCGTTGCCGCCGTGCCGCTGCGCGTGGACGAGCGTGATGTGCTGCGCACCACGATCGAACCAGAGCTGCAGATGCGCGAATTCGTCAGCCCGCTGAGCTCCTATCGCAGCTTCCTCGGTGACGAGAGCTTCGACGAGGAGCTGCTCGCGGTCGAGGCGAGCGGCGAGGCGCCGGAGCGCCTGCGGCTCGCGGTGATGAGCTACTACGACGGCGAGGTGTTCCGGGTCGTGGATCCGGCCCGCGGCGTCACCGAACGCGAGACGGCGTTCGCCCGCACACCGGGTGCCGCCTTCGGCTCCGACGTGGACACCCGCCTCGACGTCACGATCGCCGGGTACTCCGATGTGTGGATGCCGTTGGCCGGCAGCCTCTCTCGCGTCGACTTCGTCGGCAGCCGCAAGCAGGCTCTCACCGACGGCTTCTTCTACAACGAGCAGACCCAGGCCGGCGTGCAGCTGAACGGGCTCCAGGAGGGCGACCGTTACCGGCTCAGGGCCATGGTCGACGGGGAGCCCATGGCACTCAGCGAGGCCAAGCCGCCGAAGAACCAGGAGGAACTCTTCGACGACGCGGTCATTCCGGACAACCTGGAGAAGTGGGTCGCCGCCCAGGGGCTCGGCGCCGACGGGGCGGCGCTGCAGGAGCTCGTCACCCGGCTGCGCGAGCGCGGCTACCTCAGCCACTCGCTGACGGCGGCTGGCGACGGCGAGCACAAGTGGCAGCAGGAGCGCGGCGATGTCGCCTTCGCTCCCAGCCTGGCCGGCCACTCCACCGGCCGCATCGACATGCTCTTCAGCGCCCTGCTCGACAAGCAGACGTCCACGGCGTCCACCGACAACGCCAAACTCGTTGCCGCGGTCGGCGACGACGAGCAGTTCGCCGTCGCGACGGCGCTCATCGCCGAATCGCTCGGGTTCCCCGCCCGTGTCGTGCTCGGCTTCCGGCTCGACGGTGGAGCCCCGGCATCCGGCATGCCAGCCTGCCAGGAGGGAATCTGCAGCGGCCGGAACCTCAGTGCCTGGGCCGAGGTGCAGGATGCCGGGGGCGGCTGGATCACCGTCGATGCCACGCCGCAGTCGGCCAACCCGCTCGCCCCGAGCGACGAGCAGAAGCGCGACCCGCAGAACACCACGGAGGTCATCGCCGACGGCGCAACAGAGGTGACCCCGCCGGACGCGGAGCCGGCCGGTGGCGGCGAGAGCCCGGAGGAGCCGAGCGAGGAGGGCGTCGACCTCGCCTGGCTCGTCGCACTCCTGCGAATCGTCGGCCTCAGCCTGCTCGGACTGCTCCTGCTCTGCTCGCCGCTGATCGTGATGACGATCGCGAAGGTGATGCGTCGGCGCGGCCGCAAGGGCGTCGCGGACAGCACGGAACGCATTGCCGGCGGCTGGGAGGACTATGTTGACACCGCCGTCGACTACGGCCTGCCGAGGCCGGGAACGCGCACCAGAATCGAACTCGCCGCCCGCTATGGGAGCCCGAACGGCCATATGCTCGCCGTGCTCGCCGACGAGGCCGTGTTCGGACCGCTCGAACCCAGCGTGGCCGAGAGCGAGGCATTCTGGGCGGCCGTCGACGCCGAGCGCGCCCTGCTCGCTCGGGAGTTCAGCTGGTGGCAGCGGCTGCGGGCCCGGCTCTCACTGCGCTCCTTCTCACGGATGATGTCGACGAAATCGCGGAGAGTGGATACA
- a CDS encoding DUF58 domain-containing protein — protein MTFNTESRGTQTATSTGLTTHTRYSTSRRGLFVRALVWCVRVWEAARSAAVATWGWLRETVTAAGCLALLAVLALPVGLVLGWTELIVAGAIAAGILLIALPFLAGGKAYSVSFHVPVERVVAGGEVLGTLDVTNVAKNFELPGRIDVPIGHGTTEISVPLLRPGAHHSEVVTIPTPHRGIIDIGPVTTLRTDPVGLLRREHAQAQVHRLYVHPITVSIPSTSAGFVRDLEGNPTNRIVASDMSFHAIREYAPGDAQRSIHWKSTAKTGQLMVRQYEESRRSRLLVALSLFQNDFADADEFEIAVSAAGSLGTRAIRDGRDVAIVASEQIEELARSSVHSIRSLPVVSARALLDELSAVDRTPTTMPIDDVCALTSQAIPDVSIAFVVCGSTVPAARLRALTLRFPPDVAVVAVRVDPLAVPSYRELAGTGVLTIAVLDDLRSLLAKRAS, from the coding sequence GTGACATTCAACACCGAGTCGCGGGGCACTCAGACCGCGACGTCGACGGGCCTCACGACGCACACACGCTACTCGACGTCGCGTCGAGGGCTGTTCGTGCGCGCGCTCGTCTGGTGTGTCCGCGTGTGGGAGGCCGCGCGCTCTGCGGCCGTCGCGACCTGGGGCTGGCTGCGGGAGACGGTGACGGCCGCCGGCTGTCTCGCGCTGCTGGCCGTGCTTGCGCTGCCCGTCGGCCTGGTGCTGGGCTGGACGGAGCTGATTGTCGCCGGGGCCATCGCCGCCGGCATCCTGCTCATCGCCCTGCCGTTCCTCGCCGGCGGCAAGGCCTACTCGGTCAGTTTCCATGTTCCCGTCGAACGCGTCGTGGCAGGTGGGGAGGTGCTCGGCACCCTCGACGTCACGAACGTCGCGAAGAACTTCGAGCTGCCGGGGCGCATCGACGTGCCGATCGGGCACGGAACGACCGAGATCTCGGTTCCCCTGCTGCGGCCGGGTGCCCACCACAGCGAGGTCGTCACGATCCCGACGCCGCACCGCGGCATCATCGACATCGGGCCGGTCACGACATTGCGCACCGACCCCGTCGGACTGCTCCGGCGCGAGCACGCCCAGGCGCAGGTGCACCGGCTCTACGTGCACCCGATCACCGTGTCGATCCCGAGCACCAGCGCCGGCTTCGTCCGCGATCTCGAGGGCAATCCGACGAACCGCATCGTCGCCTCCGACATGTCGTTCCACGCGATCCGCGAGTACGCGCCGGGCGACGCCCAGCGCAGCATCCACTGGAAGTCGACGGCGAAGACCGGCCAGCTCATGGTGCGCCAGTACGAGGAGAGCCGGCGCTCACGCCTGCTCGTCGCACTCAGCCTGTTCCAGAACGACTTCGCCGACGCGGACGAGTTCGAGATCGCCGTCAGCGCGGCCGGCTCGCTCGGCACCAGGGCGATCCGCGACGGCCGCGACGTCGCCATCGTGGCGAGCGAGCAGATCGAAGAACTCGCGCGGAGCTCGGTGCACAGCATCCGCAGCCTGCCCGTCGTCTCGGCGCGCGCCCTGCTCGACGAGCTGAGCGCCGTCGACCGCACGCCGACGACGATGCCGATCGACGACGTCTGCGCGCTCACCTCGCAGGCGATCCCGGACGTCTCGATCGCCTTCGTCGTGTGCGGCTCGACCGTGCCGGCCGCCCGCCTGCGCGCGCTCACCCTGCGATTCCCGCCGGATGTCGCCGTCGTCGCCGTGCGGGTCGATCCGCTCGCGGTGCCGAGCTATCGTGAGCTCGCCGGCACCGGCGTCCTGACCATCGCGGTGCTCGACGACCTGCGCTCCCTGCTCGCGAAGAGGGCGTCGTGA